GACCTCATTCTATCATCATGTGACCTCATTCTATCATCATGTGACCTCATTCTATCATCATGTGACCTCATTCTATCATCATGTGACCTCATTATATCATAATGTGACCTCATTATATCATAATGTGACCTCATTATATCCTCATGTGACCTCATTATATCCTCATGTGACCTCATTATGTCCTCATGTGACCTCATTCTATCCTCATGTGACCTCATTATGTCCTCATGTGACCTCATTCTATCCTCATGTGACCTCATTATGTCCTCATGTGACCTCATTCTATCATCATGTGACCTCATTCTATCACCATGTGACCTCATTCTATCCTCATGTGACCTCATTATATCCTCATGTGACCTCATTCTATCATCATGTGACCTCATTCTATCATCATGTGACCTCATTCTATCACCATGTGACCTCATTCTATCCTCATGTGACCTCATTATGTCCTCATGTGACCTCATTATGTCCTCATGTGACTTCATTATGTCCTCATGTGACCTCATTCTATCATAATGTGACCATGTGAAATGCAGGACTGGTTTTTCCTCCCAGCTGTTTGGATCAGACCTGAATGTGTACATCAGTACTGGATCACAGCAGAGGGCCTCTAAAGACACCTTGAATCAGAGCAGGTATCAGGTGTTTTGTTTTACAGAGAGTGACCTTTATCAGTGACGAGCTGTAAGAAGAAACGACAGACCATAAACTCATTCATGTTCTTTATGAGTGAATGACTCAGCTGAGGGGAGGAGGATCATTTAGAGACTGATTAAACAGCAGAATCAGATCTGTGAGGTCAGTCTGTTAACTTTGGCTTCATGCTTCACTGTACGCTGCACTCTGCTGACGGTGTTTTCAGATTTACAAAACATCCTGTGAGTAAAAACCCAACCGAGCAGCaccccctccttcctctgctCAAAACcactcctcccctccacccgcCAGCTGAGGACAAGAGCCAGCAGCTGAAGAGTCTAAAGCTCTACACCAGTGCTGAGGAGACAGGAGCTCAGtctgctgaggagagaggagttcaGTCTGCTGAGGAGAGAGTTCAGTCTGCAGGAGAGAGTTCAGtctgctgaggagagaggagttcagtctgctgaggagagaggagttcaGTCTGCAGGAGAGAGTTCAGtctgctgaggagagaggagttcagtctgctgaggagagaggagttcagtctgctgaggagagaggagttcagtctgctgaggagagaggagttcaGTCCGCAGGAGAGAGTTCAGTCTGCAGGAGAGAGTTCAGTCTGCAGGAGAGAGTTcagtctgcaggagagagatcagtctgctgaggagagaggagatcagtctgcaggagagaggagatcagtctgctgaggagagaggagttcagtctgctgaggagagaggagttcagtctgctgaggagagaggagatcagTCTGCAGGAGAGAGTTCAGtctgctgaggagagaggagatcagTCTGCCGGAGAGAGGATTTcagtctgcaggagagagagagaggagttcaGTCTGCTTAGGAGAGAGGAGTACCGTCcgcaggacagagagagaggaggatcagtcagtctgcaggagagagagagagagagagagagagagagagagagagagagagagagagagagagagagagagagagagagagagaagttcagtctgcaggagagagagaggaggatcagAGAGAAGATGCTGTGTGTTTGGGGAGTCACAGTGTTTCTGCTCCTGCCGGCTCAGACGGAGGCTCAGAGTGGAGACTCAGACTCAGGTGAGGTCTTTAAGCTTCTCTTCATGCAAATCTTtacatgtttgcatgtttaaatgtttgtatgtttacatgtttacatgtttacttgtttacatgtttacatgtttacttgtttacatgtttacttgtttacatgtttacttgtttacatgtttacttgtttacatgttcacatgtttacatgtttacatgtttacttgtttacatgtttacatcttTGCATGTTAACATCTTTGCATGTTTACATctttgcatgtttatatgtttgcATGTTAACATCTTTGCATGTTTACATCTttgcatgtttacatgttaacatctttgcatgtttaaatgtttgcatgtttacatCTTTGCATGTTTACATGCAAAGATGTTAACATCTTTGCATGTTaatatgtttgcatgtttacatctttgcatgtttatatgtttgcATGTTAACATCTTTGCATGTTTACATCTTTGCATGTTAACAtctttgcatgtttgcatgttaacatctttgcatgtttacatgttaacatcttttcatgtttgcatgtttacatgttaacatctttgcatgtttacatgttaacaTCTTTGCATGTTTCCATGTTAACATCtttgcatgtttgcatttttacatctttgcatgtttacatgtttacatgtttgcatgtttacatgtttacatgtttgcatgtttagTCAGGTGTGTTCTCTGAGAGTGATGTTGGTGACAGTGACGTGTTCAGAGTCTCTCTCAGATTGAATCCAGTGTTTGGTGTCAGAGGTCAGagatcagaggtcagaggtcagaggccAGAGATCAGAGATCAGAGACCAGCGGTCAGAGATCAGAGGTCAGAGATCAGAGACCAGcggtcagaggtcagagatcagaggtcagaggtcagaggtcagagatcagaggtcagaggtcagaggtcagagatcagagatcagagaccagtggtcagaggtcagaggtcagagatcagaggtcagatcagaggtcagagatcagaggtcagagatcagagatcagagatcagagatcagaggtcagaggtcagagatcagaggtcagaggtcagagatcagaggtcagagatcagagatcagaggtcagagatcagaggtcagagatcagaggtcaaaggtcagagatcagagatcagaggtcagaggtcagtgaTCGGagatcagaggtcagaggtcagaggtgtCTGAATCTTATAACGGGCTGTTGGTCAGATTCATAAAGATGGAGAGAGTCCGGCTGAGGATCGTAGGAGAGTCATCAGCTCTTTTGGTCTTTGGTCTTTTAAAGGGTTTGGTCTGGACGGGAGCTGGAACTTCAGCGGCCCGGCTGAAGAGGACTTTAAAGTAAGAGCTGGACGTGTTTGGAGCTCCAGAGTCTGAAGGAGACTCACAGTGGGCCATGTTTAGTCTCAGATCCAGAGGTGACTCAGCGGTCTGGTATGTGATGTGTGAAGGGCGGGTCCTGACGAGTCCGGCTGTTGTTTCCTCACAGTCTCTCACAAAGACTGGATTCAGTGAGGGGTTCATATCTTCATATCTTCATATCTTCATATCTACTCACTGCATGTTTCAACAGGTGAGGCCAACAGGATCAATTATTACTGAATACCAGGGTCAGCctgcacactcagacacacacacacacacacacacacacactcagacacacacacacacacacacacacacacactcagacacacacacacacacacacacacacactcagacacacacacacacacacacacacacacactcagacacacacacacacacacacacagagagagagagagagagagagagagagagagagaggagagagagagagagagcaacaggtgaacaacacaaacatgtttctcTCATCACAACAAGacagacagctagcagctcccacctgtcactcaaagaggccccgccccctaaccctccctttaacccttcacctgctgtaaacaggtgagctgTTTATAAACTCAGCCTTACAGTCGTCATGAcaacagaaatgagctatagagacccaaactgctTCTGTACCAGGGggtctatggggactgactcgctgcaggagacacactctagtggtcTCTGGAGgtactgcaggagacacacccTAGTGgtctctggaggaactgcaggagacacacccTAGTGgtctctggaggaactgcaggagacacacccTAGTGGTCTCTGGAGGACCTGCAGGTTCAGGACCTCAGACTTCCTGCTGTGGTTCTGTGcgatgtgttcatgtttctctCTGATGAAGGTTTTGTGTTTCAGAGCCCAGACTCAGCTGCACCTCTCACATCATGACCGCCAGCAGCAGTCTGACCTGTGGACTGAAGGGGGGGCGGAGCTACAGTGAGGACGATGAAGACGAAGAGGTGGACAGCATCGAGAGAATAACCATGTGGTAAAACATGTAACGGTTCAGAGGAGCGGCGGCGGCGTCCTGAGGAGAGtccatgtctgagtgtgtttctgctcaGTTTCACAGACGACTGGAGCGCCAAGACGTCTCAGTGCGTTCAGGGACTCGGGGACACGGTGAGCTCTCCAGACCTGAGTCCTCTGGTTCTCTACAACGTGACCGTCCACCTGAAGAGAGGAGGACCCATCTCAACCACAGTGGACCTGAAGAAGATAGGTACACACTGCAGCTCAGCGCCTCAcacaacctgctgctgctcccaCAAACCTGAGTGGTCTTCAGTAAAGTCAAAGGTCATCAGCACCCAGAGCTGAAACAAAACCACCTGATCACATGACGCACCGCGTTCACGTTCACCTCAGAGCTCcggcctgcagggggcgctaGGTGCAGAGGATTTAGGTGAAAACATGGCGTTGacctcactcctctctgtcgtctgtttctctgtgcagTGAAACCCAGAAGTCCTCAGGTGTTCAACGTCACCTTTCACCCTGAGTCTAACCAGGCCGTGTTCCACATCCAGACCCCGTACCACAGAGACTACCTGAAGGTGGAGAACCAGCTGTTCCAACTGGTCATCTGGACAGCAGGCGGAACCACGGTAACctcactttgtgtttctgctgtcaTCCCTCTTCCCCAGGTCCAGCAGAGGTTAGAGTCTGTTTCTGCTGTCCCCAGGTCCAGCAGAGGTTAGAGTCTGTTTCCTGTCCTCAGGTCCAGCAGAGGTTAGAGTCTGTTTCCTGTCCCCAGGTCCAGCAGAGGTTAGAGTCTGTTTCCTGTCCTCAGGTCCAGCAGAGGTTAGAGTCTGTTTCCTGTCCTCAGGTCCAGCAGAGTTTAGAGTCTGGTTCCTGTCCTCAGGTCCAGCAGAGGTTAGAGTCTGTTTCCTGTCCCCAGGTCCAGCAGAGGTTAGAGTCTGTTTCCTGTCCCCAGGTCCAGCAGAGGTTAGAGTCTGTTTCCTGTCCCCAGGTCCAGCAGAGGTTAGAGTCTGTTTCCTGTCCTCAGGTCCAGCAGAGTTTAGAGTCTGGTTCCTGTCCTCAGGTCCAGCAGAGGTTAGAGTCTGTTTCCTGTCCTCAGGTCCAGCAGAGGTTAGAGTCTGTTTCCTGTCCTCAGGTCCAGCAGAGGTTAGAGTCTGGTTCCTGTCCTTAGGATCAGCAGAGGTTAGAGTCTGGTTCCTGTCCCCAGGATCAGCAGAGGTTAGAGTCTGGTTCCTGTCCTTAGGATCAGCAGAGGTTAGAGTCTGGTTCCTGTCCTTAGGATCAGCAGAGGTTAGAGTCTGTTTCCTGTCCTCAGGTCCAGCAGAGTTTAGAGTCTGGTTCCTGTCCTTAGGATCAGCAGAGGTTAGAGTCTGTTTCCTGTCCCCAGGATCAGCAGAGGTTAGAGTCTGTTTCCTGTCCTCAGGTCCAGCAGAGGTTAGAGTCTGGTTCCTGTCCTTAGGATCAGCAGAGGTTAGAGTCTGTTTCCTGTCCTCAGGTCCAGAACGTCTCGTCTTCAGACACTCTGAAGGTGGACATGGAGCACCTGCAGACCGACACCCGGTATCATGTCAGGGTGCGATCCATCCCGCTGAAGTACCTGCAGGGGACCTGGAGCGAGTGGAGCCAAACGTTCACCTTCGTCACTCCTGACGGTGAGTCAGGTCCTCCTCCCGCTGAGGGACGGAGGAGGACCTGACTCActcgtctctctgtgtttgttctccTCCAGGACAGAAACCTGACGGCTGGCGTCAGACCTACACCCTGACCGTGGGTCTGGTCGTGCTGCTGGTCCTGACTTCCTGTGCGGTTTTCTTCTGGAAAAAGAAGTACGTGCTGTCGGTCTGATCAGATCCCGTATGTGGGACAGGTTCTAACGTCTCTGTCTGTTACAGGATCTTCTCCTACATGTGGCCCAGCGTCCCGCACCCCAAAGACACTCTGGTGCAGATCTGCAAGCCCAATAAAGTGAGTCCTTCCCTCTAAGACCTCCTCCTGTACGGGAGGACTCTCAGACTGTCTTTAGAGTCTGTATGAGATCTACCAGCCTGCTGCAGGGACGGGCAGACCTCTGTCTCAAACATGTCTCAGTTTAACGTCCTCCGACATGGTCTCTGTTTTCCTTCAGTATCAAAAGGTTTTACTCTGATCCACATCAGCTCAGGAGGCTGAACGATGGTGGACCGGTTCACTTTGTCAGATGTTTGAATGCTGGTCTCGGACTCTGAGCGTCACACTAACAGCTGAGTCTCGTCTCCAGGGTCTCCTGTTGAACCTCAAAGCCGAGGAGTTCAGCGCCCTCAAAGTCTTCCCGAAGGAGGACTCAGAGGAGGACTCTGAGCCCCcaaaccctgctgctgctgctgacggCTCAGAGTCCACTCCTCCCTGCTCCACCCAGACCTCCGactgctccaccaccaccaccagcgtCAGCACCGAGGAGCTGTCCGCCCTGCTGGGCAGGTACTCCTCAGACCGGACCCCCTCCCCCATCAAcgtcctgcaggaggagcagagaccTCCCACCCCTCCACCCGAGGGCAGCGGGGGGGGACTCCAGGGGGAGGAGGCCTACGTCACCATGTCCAGCTTCTTACAGATCAAGTAGGTCAGGACTCAAACATCTACTGGATGGACTCACGGGACATCTGGGACAACGAACCCCAGGTACCAGCCCAGATTCAGGGTCTTTAAGTCAGTCTCAATGATCTCATATTTTAAAGGGACATTCCAACAGTTCAGGGTCCTCCTTCTGCTCAGTCAGAGGAACAGAGGACCGGTCCTCAGAGGGAGAACTGATGTGGTTTACTGCAGAGGACTTTATAACAGACGGTCTCTGATTCAGGGGGACGTTTATCTTTTCATGCTTTgtttataaaatcaaataaatctgAATCATAAAGTCACGAGTCTGTGTTCACTACAAACCACCAGATACTGGTCTCAGTTAGACCCCCTTCAGACAGGAACACGGTCTGTAACACGGTCTGTAACACGGTCTTTAACATGGTCTACAACAGGGTCACTCACAGGGTCAGTTTCAGGTTTGGTAGGTTGGTCTGGGACGTGGTCTGTACCTGGATATGTTACAGGGTCTGTAATGAGGTTCAGGGTCAGGGTCCAGACAAAGTACTTCCTGAAGGATTAAAGAACCTCCTGAAGGATTAAAGAACCTCCTGAAGGATTAAAGAACCTCCTGAAGGATAAAAGAACCTCCCGAAGAACTAAAGAACCTCCTGAAGATCTAAAGAACCTCCTGAAGATCTAAAGAACCTCCTAAAGGATTAAAGAACCTCCTGAAGATCTAAAGAACCTCCTGAAGATCTAAAGAACCTCCTGAAGGATTAAAGAACCTCCTGAAGATCTAAAGAACCTCCTGAAGGATTAAAGAACCTCCTGAAGATCTAAAGAACCTCCTGAAGATCTAAAGAACCTCCTAAAGGATTAAAGAACCTCCTGAAGATCTAAAGAACCTCCTGAAGATCTAAAGAACCTCCTGAAGGATTAAAGAACCTCCTGAAGGATTAAAGAACCTCCTGAAGATCTAAAGAACCTCctgaggattaaagaacctcCTGAAGGATTAAAGAACCTCCTAAAGATCTAAAGAACCTCCTGAAGGATTAAAGAACCTCCTAAAGGATTAAAGAACCTCCTGAAGGATTAAAGAACCTCATGAAGGATTAAAGAACATCCTGAAGGATTAAAGAACCTCCTAAAGGATTAAAGAACCTCATGAAGGATTAAAGAACATCCTGAAGGATTAGAGAACCTCCTAAAGGATTAAAAAACCTCCTAAAGGATTGAAGAACCTCCTAAAGGATTAGAGAACCTCCTGAAGGATTAAAGAACCTCCTAAAGGATTAAAGAACCTCCTAAAGGATTAAAGAACCTCCTGAAGGATTAGAGAACCTCCTAAAGGATTAAAGAACCTCCTAAAGGATTAGAGAACCTCCTAAAGGATTAAAGAACCCCCTAAAGGATTAAAGAACCTCCTGAAGGATTAGAGAACCTCCTAAAGGATTAAAGAACCTCCTGAAGAACTAAAGAACCTCATAAAGGATTAAAGAACCTCCTGAAGGATTAAAGAACCTCCTGAAGGATTAGAGAACCTCCTAAAGGAATAAAGAACCTCCTGAATGATTAGAGAACCTCCTGAAGGATTAAAGAACCTCCTAAAGGATTAAAGAACCTCCTGAATGATTAGAGAACCTCCTGAAGGATTAAAGAACCCCCTAAAGGATTGAAGAACCTCCTAAAGGATTAAAGAACCTCCTGAATGATTAGAGAACCCCCTAAAGGATTGAAGAACCTCCTGAAGGATTAGAGAACCTCCTAAAGGATTAAAGAACCTCCTGAAGGACTAAAGAACCTCCTGAAGGATTGAAGAACCTCCTGAAGAACTAAAGAACCTCCTGAAGGATTAGAGAACCTCCTGAAGATCTAAAGAACCTCCTGAAGGATTAAAGAACCTCCTAAAGGATTAAAGAACCTCCTGAAGA
The sequence above is drawn from the Notolabrus celidotus isolate fNotCel1 unplaced genomic scaffold, fNotCel1.pri scaffold_134_arrow_ctg1, whole genome shotgun sequence genome and encodes:
- the LOC117808652 gene encoding interleukin-7 receptor subunit alpha-like — protein: MLCVWGVTVFLLLPAQTEAQSGDSDSEPRLSCTSHIMTASSSLTCGLKGGRSYSEDDEDEEVDSIERITMCFTDDWSAKTSQCVQGLGDTVSSPDLSPLVLYNVTVHLKRGGPISTTVDLKKIVKPRSPQVFNVTFHPESNQAVFHIQTPYHRDYLKVENQLFQLVIWTAGGTTVQNVSSSDTLKVDMEHLQTDTRYHVRVRSIPLKYLQGTWSEWSQTFTFVTPDGQKPDGWRQTYTLTVGLVVLLVLTSCAVFFWKKKIFSYMWPSVPHPKDTLVQICKPNKGLLLNLKAEEFSALKVFPKEDSEEDSEPPNPAAAADGSESTPPCSTQTSDCSTTTTSVSTEELSALLGRYSSDRTPSPINVLQEEQRPPTPPPEGSGGGLQGEEAYVTMSSFLQIK